In Candidatus Sulfurimonas marisnigri, a single genomic region encodes these proteins:
- the tpx gene encoding thiol peroxidase has product MAKIKHLGATVNLTGTTINVGDKAPSVIAIGTDLNDVEIGGAKDKIQLIITVPSLDTDTCATETRRFNEDLNNLDICETTVVSMDLPFASERFCSTEGIANLTVVSDYINRDVSRAYGVLMEDGKIKGLSARAIFVIDRSGSVVYKEIVEEVTDEPNYEAALDAIKEAR; this is encoded by the coding sequence ATGGCAAAAATAAAACACTTAGGTGCTACTGTCAACCTAACTGGAACAACTATCAACGTAGGTGATAAAGCGCCATCTGTTATTGCAATTGGCACTGATTTAAACGATGTTGAAATTGGTGGAGCAAAAGATAAAATACAGCTAATAATTACTGTTCCCTCATTAGACACTGATACATGTGCTACTGAGACAAGAAGGTTTAATGAGGATCTTAATAATTTAGATATATGTGAAACAACTGTAGTCTCTATGGATTTACCATTTGCATCTGAGCGCTTTTGCAGTACGGAAGGTATTGCAAATCTAACAGTAGTATCTGACTACATAAATAGAGATGTAAGTAGAGCTTATGGCGTACTGATGGAAGATGGGAAGATAAAAGGTCTTAGTGCAAGAGCTATTTTTGTTATTGACAGAAGCGGCAGTGTTGTTTATAAAGAGATTGTTGAAGAAGTAACTGATGAGCCAAACTACGAAGCTGCACTTGACGCGATTAAAGAAGCTAGATAA